GAAAGGCGATAGAAACATCCAAAGAAGAATAGAGATGGTTATTTGAATGGTTCTGGTGTTAAGTTAAGGCTGTCAATGATTTTCATGGCTGATTCGAGGTTTTCAGCGACTTTTAGGACTTCTTCAACGGACCAGAACGTTAAATCACGTCTGAATTCTTCGGGTAGCCCCTTAGACTCTCTTTCTATCCTTTTTAATTGTTCTTCGTCTGATATTGCGATAACTTTCTGTACTGTGGGGTTGCTCTTGGACTTTTGCAAATTCATTAATAGGCTGTCGATGGATCCCTTCTTGTGGATTTCGAAAACATAGTTTACGATTCCAAGGTTTCCGATCCTGGCACTCCAGACCACATCCACCCTTGCACCATGGGCAACCTGAACCTCTGTATTAGCCTCAAAACCCAACATTAAACCTATATCCCTTGTCAAATCCCGTATTTCATCATGGTCGAAAGCAAAGACTCGCCGGTGGCCCCTAACATTCTGAATTGTCAAATCATCGAAATCTTCAATGCTCGATGTATCGGGTTCTTGCTCCATTTGACTTAATTCAAAGAAAAAGACATGTGCAAAAAACAAACCTATTTTTTCTCCTTCTGGTTCATCTAGTTGTTTATGGATGGATTTTACTAGTTCGTTATAAATTTTATATTCTTTTGGTGAAAGCGCGTACTTACTTGTATCTACCATGTCTATGCCTAGGATGTCGAGGGCTTCCCTGGCTCTGCGGTTCCATAAAGCACACTCATGAGGTTGAAGGTATGCTAAAATCTCTGTTATAGTGGCTGGTCCCAGGCCTTTAATCATCCCAAGAACTTTTCCATACCTTTTATGTGGAGACATGGAAGTGTCTGTCAATATCTTAAAGGCTTCTCTGACCTTTTCCATCCCATTATCTGCTATGATTTCTTGAGCGCGATAATGTATGTTTCCCCGGAATCTTCTAAAGGCCCATGTATTTGATAGTATTTCCTCAAAGTCAATCTCTGAAAGACCATCTACCTTTTCACGGAACTTCTTCTGGAAATAGGATATACGGTACAAAATATCCTTCTCATCCTCTTCAAACTCTCCACTTTCTCTGTAACTTGGATAAAGCTTTTCAAAATACTCTTTCACTTTCTTTTTTTGTTTATCGTTTAATTCAGCTTTCATGCAAACTCTCCCCAGCTTTTAGGCTGTCTTACATAATCTTTATGTATTTGGTGGGTAGAATATATGTCTTTATGACATCCCTCAGGTTTTATGGTGGGGTGGATGAAATCGGCGGCAACAAAATACTAGTCAAAGACAAAAACAGTATATTCCTAGATTTTGGGATGAGCTTTTCACAAGCCAACAAGTTCCTTTCAGCATTCCTACAACCACGCAAATGTAACGGGATCCTGGACTTTGTCGAATTAGGCCTACTACCCTGGATAAAAGGTATTTACCGTGAAGATTATTTGAGGCATTGTGGACTACCATGTGAAGATAGGCCAGCCATTGATGGTGTGATTTTAAGCCATTCACATATGGACCATTCAGCATACATAAACCATCTAAGGGATGATATACCAACCTATACTACCTTGGAATCATATATAATCTTAGAGGCTTTGGATGAGACCAGTAGAACATCATTCACAGATTTAGTAAGCCTAAAGAGAACATTCCATTTCATCCCAAAGGCACGTGGCGATGGATTCAAAAGGTTACAAGGAAGAGAAGCTCAAATAGAAAGGGATATGAGGATAATAAGACCTTATAGGTTGTTCGAGATAGGTGAAGTTGCTGCGATGTTTGCACCTGTTGATCATTCATTGCCAGGGGCTTCAGCCCAAATAATAGAAACCAGCGAAGAAACCATAGTATATACTGGTGATTTGCGATTCCATGGTAGAAGAGGAAAAGACACCAAAAAATTCGTGAAAAAGGCCAAGAAGGTCAGTCCCACAACCATGATCTGTGAAGGCACGAGAATAGACCAGAATGAAAACATAACAGAAGCTGACATAGAAAAAAGGGCCACAAAAATCATATCAGATTCCAAGGACCTTGTGGTTGTGGATTATCCTATAAGAGACCTTGACAGACTACTAACATTCTATAATGTGGCAAAAAACACAGACAGAACACTCACAGTAAACTTGAAACAAGCCTATATTCTCAACCAACTCCAAACAGGAGACTATCCAAGCCTAGATGATGTTGCCATCTATGTGCCAAGGAAGAATTGGGGACTCATAGGAGACTCATATGCATGCTTCGATGGAAAATGGCTACCAGCATCAGAGATAGAAAAACTGGACCCATACTACATAGAAAGAGACTATGAGCGTTGGGAGCGAAAATTCCTAAAACTAGAAAACACCATAACCTATAAGGATCTTAGAGAAGAGCCCAACCAATACATTTTCAGGTGCGACTTCTTCGAACTCAAGGAACTAATTGACATCAAACCTGAAAAGGGAATCTATATAAGGTCCATGACAGAGCCATTCGATGAAGAAATGCTAATAGACTACAAGAAGGTGAAAAATTGGCTCAAACACTTCAACTTAACCCTAATCAAAGGGATGCACGCATCAGGCCATGCCTCAGGCCCAGAAATAATAGAAATGATAAGAGAGATAGAACCAGAAAAACTTCACCCTATACACACAGAAAAGAAAGAAAACTTCAAAGTATTAAAAGACGACAAAATAAAAATCATAAACCCCACAAAAGAAACCTTATTTAAATGAAGCAAATGTGGATCCCTCAATAAAATACAGGAAAGACATTCAACTACAAAAAAGAATAGGGTATTAATGAAAAAGAAAGCAATAAATTAATCTTTTGTAGGGGCTTTATCTTTTTCTGATTGTGGTTCATATAACCAAAAGTTAACAGGCTTTTCTGGATCATGTGTTTTCAATCCTCCTCGACTACTTTTCAAACTAACTCCCAACTTATTTTCTTTGCATTTTTTATAAAAATCAATTATAAGTTCACAACGATGACGGTCTACCCCACTAAGTTTTGTTTTCTTTTCGTGTTGATGTTTCGTTTTTTCTTTTTCTTTTAATTTTTCTTTTACCTTTTCAGATTTTTCCCAAGAATAACGTACCATTCCAACAAATAAGTCTGCAACATTGATTAAAGGATAATCGGAAGGTGTTGATTCTTGGATATCAACAACATGAAACTTAGGTTTTAATCCATAAAGCGTGGAACTTAACTCTTTTCCTTTTGAATTTAAAATTTCTTTTAATCGTTCCCAGTCAACTCGATTATTCCTGTCTGGACGAAGTTTCCAACAACTTCCTATGGGCCACCTTTTGCCCATTACATTATTAAAAAGATGGTAATACATTCTTCGTAGATTTTCGTCATCGTCCCGTTGTTGAATATTATGACGACTATCTGTTTTATCCCAAATTAAAATATCAACTCTTAATTTACCTTTTAGGGCCATTTGAATGATATATTCCATTATTTCGAGCGCGAGAACTTGTTTATCATGACCCTTAATTTCAGCCCATTTTATTTTAGATATATCACATATGTCCTTGATTTTTTTTTCAACAGGATTTAATTGATTAGATGGAAGGCTTATCATGCCCAAACCATCATATTTTGGCCCATATGATTCGTCTGAAAATGCATAATAACTAATTCCCATAATCGTGATCAGTCATGGGATAATTCACCCACTATCGCATCAT
The DNA window shown above is from Methanothermobacter tenebrarum and carries:
- a CDS encoding MBL fold metallo-hydrolase, with product MTSLRFYGGVDEIGGNKILVKDKNSIFLDFGMSFSQANKFLSAFLQPRKCNGILDFVELGLLPWIKGIYREDYLRHCGLPCEDRPAIDGVILSHSHMDHSAYINHLRDDIPTYTTLESYIILEALDETSRTSFTDLVSLKRTFHFIPKARGDGFKRLQGREAQIERDMRIIRPYRLFEIGEVAAMFAPVDHSLPGASAQIIETSEETIVYTGDLRFHGRRGKDTKKFVKKAKKVSPTTMICEGTRIDQNENITEADIEKRATKIISDSKDLVVVDYPIRDLDRLLTFYNVAKNTDRTLTVNLKQAYILNQLQTGDYPSLDDVAIYVPRKNWGLIGDSYACFDGKWLPASEIEKLDPYYIERDYERWERKFLKLENTITYKDLREEPNQYIFRCDFFELKELIDIKPEKGIYIRSMTEPFDEEMLIDYKKVKNWLKHFNLTLIKGMHASGHASGPEIIEMIREIEPEKLHPIHTEKKENFKVLKDDKIKIINPTKETLFK